GTAGCTACGGGATGGCACATGATTATTGGCGGATTGCCATTATGGGGAATGTCATCAGTTGTAGAATCCCAACAATGGCAGAATCTTGTAGCATCCGATTGGCTGGCTTTGGGTTATGCCACAATATTTGGCAGTGCGATCGCTTATGGATTATTTTTCTACTTTGCTTCTAGCGGTAATCTCACCAGCCTCAGTTCTCTTACCTTCCTCACACCAGTTTTTGCACTACTATTTGGTAATCTCTTCCTTGCAGAAGTTCTCAGTCCCTTGCAATGGATTGGTGTTTGCCTAACTTTAATTAGTATCTATCTCATTAATCAGCGCGATAATTTGGCAGCAAACCAAAAAGTTACTGTGGCTGAAGCCAGTAATACAAATCAGCAACCTATTTTAGACGCGTCTACTGCCAAGAAGGTAAATCCTGTCACCTTAGCTGTAAGAGAATCAGAGCCAGAAATTTTACCCTAAAGTCAATAGACCTTCTGGAAAATCAACTGACAATTTTGTAATTAGGAATTAGTTTGGTGGTAATTCCAAGGGAATTTCACCTAATAACCCTTTACGATAATCTGTTAATAATTGCCTTGCTGCTCTTTCGACATCACCTTTATAGCGATGTTCTGCTAAAGCGTGTAAGTATGCTTCTCCTGTATGAGGTGAAGAGTCAAGTTCATAGCGTGCTTCTAAAGGTTTTTTTGGTAATAAATCTGTAGCTACATCTTGCAGATAATTTAGTACATTTACGAGTTCTGCTGCTACTAGCTGATTATCATAAGATGCTTCACCAATGTCATCGCAAATAGCTAATTTAATTGCAGCTTCTTGGTCTTCTAACTTTAGAGGAATTACACCAGGAGCATCTAATAATTCTAACTGGTCGGAAATTCTTACCCAGCGCAATTGACGAGTCACACCAGGACGAGCCGCACTTTCTACTACCCGTTTTCCCAACAAACGGTTAATTAACGCTGATTTACCCACATTAGGAAAACCAATCACCACCGCACGAACTGGACGAGGTAACATTCCGCGATCGCGTCTTCTTAGATTGAGTTCTACTCCTGCTGCTTGTGCTGCTTTTAACACAGCTGTTATACCTTTACCGTGTTGAGCATTGGTAAAATAAGCTACTTCTCCCTGACGTTTAAAGTAATCTGTCCAGAGCGATCGCACTTGCGGAGAAATCATATCTAATCGATTCAGCACTAACAACCGCGTCTTAGTTCCCACCCACTCATTAATTTGGGGATGGTGTGTCGCTAAGGGAATCCGCGCATCTCGTACTTCTAGTACCACATCTACTCGCTTTAGCTGTTCTTTGAGGTTCTTTTCAGCCTTAGCAATGTGACCTGGATACCATTGGATAATGTTTAATTTATAGTTTTGAGTTAGAGACATTGGTCATTTGTTATTTGTTATTTGTCCTTCGTGCTATGACTCTGTGTAGCTGCTTGATGTAGAATCAAACGATTGCCATCGGGGTCATAGGCATAGATTTCTCTACCGTGGGAAGCAATTGTTATATTTCCAGGTGGGGGATACCCCAAGGCCGTAAGATGAGCGATCGCCGCTTCCAAGTTACTCACCTCTAAACATAAACTTATCTTACTTTTGGCTGTAGTTTCAAATTCAGCCTCGTGTGTGCTTTTGGGTTTAAAAATTCCTAACCGTAAACCAGAAAATAGAAATTCAGCATAAACATTAGGAATCAGACTTGTAGGATTTTGAGCCAAAAGCTGTGTATAGAAACTCACTACAGTTTCAAAACTCACAGTTGCTATTGTGACAAATGCATCTGTATATTGAAAAATCATATTTATTACCTAGAGATCTTATATCCTAATTAGTAATTTTTACCTTGTAAAAGTTGAGTTTTTTGATAAACAGTTTTTGTTTATATGGGTATCGAACTTCGTTACAGACGCGTTACACCTGAAGAGTTTGAAAAGTTACATAGTCATGTTGTCTATGCAAGCATTTATTTTGATGACAATCTTGAAACGGATGAAGAAATTTATGCCTATTTTGAAGCATTAAAAAATAGCGATCGCTATCTAGACCTTGATAAGTACTGGCAGTCACTTTACTTCCTTTTCACAGGAGATTTTCCATACAAGGAACACAAAACTAATATTAGAACTTGGCTTCATTAGGTATTCATGGGAGGGACAGCAACACATTGGGAAGCAACTTATGGCATGGTACGTTATTTTACAGTCAATGAAGTTCAAGAGATAGCTGAAGTGTTAAATCATATATCCTTTGATGACTTGCAACAGCGTTGCGATCGGCTATTTGACGATCGTGAAAGCAGAGCTTATATGGAGCCACATTATCTTAATTTATATAATCAGTTATGCCAGTTTTTTACTAAAGCAGCACGAGAAGGCGATATGATACTTTTATCATTTGACTAAGTTTTTATTGCAAATTATTAACTTGCATGAAATTTTAGTTGAGTGATTGTATTGCTCATTATTGAGAGCAAACTGTATGCAAAAATTTGGCTTTTTATGTTTAGCAATCTTCTTTACCCTGCTGCTGTGCTTATCCATTAATGCTGCACAACCGCAACCCCAACCTCCTTTATGGCAGGTATATCAACAGTCTTTAAAAACAGCCAAATATGTTGACCTTACCCATACAATTACACCTAATATTCCTGTATGGTCAGGATTTGGTACTTCTAAATTTGAACCTACAATTAATCCTAAAACTCTGCAACCATATAATTACAAAAAAGATGGCTTTGAAGCTACCCATTATGACTTATCTACCGATCAATTAGGTACTCAACTCGATCCGCCTGCACATTGGAATCCTAATTATCCGGCTATTGATGAGTTACCTGCAACATTTGCTGTGCGTCCTTTGGTAGTGATTCCCATCCAAGACAAAGTAGCTCAAAACCCGAACTATCATCTTATGGTGAAGGACATTCAGGCTTGGGAACGCAGGCATGGTAGGATTCCTGAAGGCTCGGTTGTGTTTGTGCGTTCTGACTGGTCTAAGGAATGGCCAAATCCAGAACTAGCTACTAGAACTAAGTTTCCTGGGGTAAGTCTTGATGCTCTCAAGTTCCTACACTTACAACGTCATATCTTGTTTCACGGACATGAACCCCTGGATACAGATAGTACGCCAACCTTGGAAGGAGAAGCATGGTTGTTGCATAACGGCTATACTCAAGCCGAAGGTGTGACCAATCTCGATCGCGTACCGGAAACAGGTGCGCTCGTAGCAATTGGATATCCTAAATTTAAAGGAGGTTTAGGAGGCTATGCCCGTTATATTGCTATCTGTCCCCCAAGCTGGCCTTATGGTGTATCGGTAGGTCAAATACCAGAATCTCCTCTACAAAAAGCAGATAAACCACTCCACTGGGATAAACAGCTTGGTGTTCGAGTCAGATAAGAAAAAACCGACTGGCTGTATCGCTCCACCAGTCGGCAACTAGCTTACTTTTCAGGAGTAGACAATAAAACGGAGAATGTTCTAAAACCTTGCCTTATAATTGCAAAAGTTAGGTAATGGTATTGGAATTACCTACTTGCTATACCTAATCTTTAGCTTGTATCGGATTAGACAGGCTTTAGGTTATTCTCAGCGTTTTTGCCTATAATTGGTAGATGCGATAGCCCGATTATTAATGCTTGTAAGGGTTTTTGCGGAAACTCTAGATTGATTACAAGTATACCTTGACCGTCTAAATAATCAAGGTATTTGTTCCACTTTTTTAACTGGCTGAAAAATTCTATGGCTTCTCACGAAAGTGATGTAAAAGATACTCCAGCGTCGTCAAAAATATGGCGTAGTTCGCAGGAAAATCTAATTTTAATTGCGATCGCTTTATGTTTGGCATTTGCGATTAGGACTTTTATTGCCGAACCGCGCTACATTCCTTCTGATTCAATGTTACCCACCTTACATACAGGCGATCGCCTGGTTGTCGAAAAAATCTCTTACCGTTTTCACCCTCCCAAAACTGGGGACATTATTGTTTTTCAGCCACCAGAAGAACTTCAACGTCGGGGATATCCTCAAGACCAAGCTTTTATTAAGCGGGTAATTGGCGAACCAAAAGAAGTAGTCAGCGTTGCGCAGGGGAAAGTTTACCTCAACGGTAAAGCTTTGCAAGAAGACTACATTGCTGAACCACCAAATAATCCTTACCCGCCACACACAGTTCCCGAAGGCGAGTTTTTTGTTATGGGTGATAATCGTAACGATAGTAACGATTCTCGCTACTGGGGTTTTTTACCGAAAAAAAATATCATTGGTCGAGCCACATTTCGCTTTTGGCCGCTCAACCGATTTGGATTTATTTAATTAGTTAGTAATCAGTTAACAGTTAACAGCCGATAACTGATTACTCAAAATCTTAAATAATACATTAACTGAGCGATCGCATCTGGTGGTAGAGCCAAACGCTGCTGAAAATCAATTAAGTTGCGGTAAGGCCCAGCCGATAAACGATTTTGCACGACTGCTTGCGCCAGAGAGATATCAATAAAAGGTATTTTTGCTAAGTGTTCAACTGTCGCTACATTTGGATTAACTAAAGGTGCAGGACATTCTAAAGATTCTTCGTCATAGTAAACAAAATTCAGCAGTGGCTTGACTGGCGCTAATCGCTGCACGGGAATCGCTAAAGCCGCAGCAATATCTTCTATACAGTAAAATTTAACACCGGAACGTGAAAGTTCGACGAGCGATCGCGCTTGGTGAATTGACAATCCAGGTAAGCGTAACCAATCATCTACAGTTGCTTGATTGGCATCAATTTGAATACCTAGTTGTATCGCCAACTGAAGTTCTTCCCCAGATTGTAATCTGTAGTATGGGTCGTTGAGCAGCTTGGCACGAAGTTTTTGCAACCTAGAATTTAAAGGTAGCCAATTTTTCATAATTTTCGCTGTCATTAAGAAATTTGGTCTAGCAACTGGCGGCGCTTTTGCTCAAATTCGTACTCAGAAATTAGTCCATCTTGGCGCAACGCATCTAACTCGCGCAAAGCTTCCGCCAGTGCGCCAACATGATTGCTGACTTGTTGCGAACTCTTGATTGCTGACTTACCAAAATTAAAATTGCGATCGAAAGCTTCTTCGTCTTGAGCTAAGTACCAAACTCCTTCAATGGCGCTAGCTACCTTGGGAATGGGAGTCCAAGAAAGCAAAACGTATAACACTCCCCAAACAGGCTGTCCCAAATAAAACTTATGTAATCCTGAAATTGTCAGCGTACCCGAAAAAGCTAAAATAGCGGCAACGCTGCGGCTTTTGCGCTTAGTTAACATATTCCCTAATCTACCACTACCATATTTCCTGCAATTAAATAGTCATAGTAGCAAAGCACCCAGGCAAATGCAGCACAAGCGCTCTCCTACTTAACAGCGAATATATAAATATATTGTATTGATTTCAGCTATAGGCGATCGCCTGATCGTAAGTAAGGTATATTCAGATCAAATCTTCTGAGAGAAACTACTGAGCATCTTATGTGTTTCTTACAATATTTCATCTTCTTCTCTGTATTATCCTGTAATACATAAGCCGCAAAAAAATCTTCAAAATATTAATACATTTAGGGCTTGATTTTAGCTGAATGAATCTTCAGCAAAAAAATAAAATTATAAATTTTTCGTTGATTTTTTGCAGCCAATAGTACCGATTCCCATTAATCTGCAAGTTAGAGCCTAGCCAGTGAAAGTGAGATTAAAAGAAAGCAATAATGTTCAACCAGTTCTGAAAAAATATGCTCAACGTCATTACCAACGAGGTATTCAGTATGCCAACCTAGCAAACTGGACAAGAGCGGTAGAAGAACTGCGCGATGCTATCAAGCTAGAACCAAAAAACAGTGACTATCATGCATTACTCGGAGTTGTGCATCTTCAACAAAATTTTCCGGGAATGGCAACAGTTTATATTCGTCAAGCTTTAAAGCTAAATCCCCAACATCCGCTAGCTTTAAAGTATGCTGCCAAGTTGAACATTATCCCAGGTAAAAATGCCAATCCCACATCGCTGGCAACATCTGTGAGTATAGCCGCTTTATTAAGTTTGTTTGTAGCGCGACAACAGTCTTGAGTCAAGTGTTGAAATTTGGGTAAATAACCGTAATCAAACCGTAGCTTATTCCCTAGATTAGTACCCTAGATTAGAATAAAAATATAAGCAAAACCATAATTTACTGGGTGTTAGCACTCAGTTGAATATTAAACAAAATGGGATTCTTTGACTCTGAGATAGTTCAGCAAGAAGCGAAACAGCTGTTTGAAGATTATCAAGCACTAATCAAGCTTGGTAACAACTACGGTAAATTTGACCGCGAGGGCAAAAAGCTGTTTATTGAGCAAATGGAAGCCATGATGGATCGCTATCGCATCTTTATGAAGCGCTTTGAGCTCTCAGAAGATTTCATGGCACAAATGACTATGGAACAGATGAAAACTCAGCTAGGTCAGTTTGGGGTTACTCCTCAGCAAATGTTTGACCAAATGCATCTGACTCTACAGAGGATGAAAGCCGAGCTAGAAAAACAGCCCTGATAAATTTTGGATTTTGGATTGGCAATTAATCCAAAATCCATAACCTGAAATTATTGGGATTTAGGGCGAGTAAACTGAGAGGGCGATTTAAAGCTCTCTACAGGTACATCCTTCAGTGCTTTTTGCATAAAGTCTCGCCAGATGGGAGCTACCATGACACCACCAGTAGCACCGTGGGCTAATTGTCTATTGTCGTCCCTACCCACCCAAACAGCAGTAGTTAACTGAGGCACTGTACCTACAAACCAAATATCTTTTTCTGAGGATGTTGTGCCTGTCTTACCGGCTGCGGGGCGATCTATAGCAGCATTTTTACCAGTACCACTGGTAATTACCGATTGCATAACATTAATAATTGCTGCCGATGCCCAAGGATCGAGAACTAGCTGGGGTTTCGGTGTGTTATCTAGGAGAACGTTACCGCTACTATCAGTAACACGGGCAATTACCGTTGGTGGTGACTGCCAGCCATAATTGGCAAAGGTAGCATAGGCACTAGCCATTTCTAGAGGTGTGACACCAATTGCTCCTAGAGGCAAAGAAGTCACAGGCTCCATTGGACTCATAATCCCCAAGGTGCGACAAGTTTCGATCACTTTATTCATCCCCACAGACTTACCTACCTTGATTACGGGGATATTGCGCGACTGTGAGAGAGCAGTACGAATTGACATTGCTCCGCCAAAACTACCATCATAGTTTTTCGGATAGTACCAACCGTCACCATCTCGATAACTAACTGGCTCATCTACAACAGTTGTGTCTGGTGTAAACTTTCCAGAAGCAAAGGCGGTGTAATAAACAAAAGGCTTGAAAGAAGAACCCGGCTGACGTTGAGCTTGGGTAGCACGATTGAATTCGCTAGTTTTAGGATCTACGCCACCTACCAAAGCTTTGACAAAATGCGTCCGGGGGTCAATTGCCACCAGGGCCATTTGATTTTTAGATAAACCTTCGCCTTGGAGTGTTTCATGCCACTTAGCAACCGTTTGCTCTGCCATTTTTTGGAAGTCAGCATCCACTGTGGTTTGGACTCGCATTCCACCTTTGAGCAGTGCATCGCGCCCGAACTTCTTCGCTAATTCTTGGGCTACAGTATTAGTCACATAAGGTAAGGCACTACCTTGAAACGACCTAATCTTACCAAGTTTGATTTCTTGCTTGAGGGCATCATCGTACTCTTGCTGACTAATCCAATTCAAGTCCAGCATTCGCCCTAAAACTTCCTTTTGTTTCTGTTTGGCCAGCTTCATGCTGACAAATGGGCTAAATTCTTCTGGTGCTTGAATCAAACCGGCCATCATCGCCGATTCACCGATCGTTAAAAATTCTGAAGACTTGTTAAAGTAACTGCGTGCTGCTGTTTGCACGCCATAGTTGTTATGACCCCAATAAACTTGATTGAGGTACATTTCCAATATTTGGTCTTTGGAAAGAATTTGCTCTAAGCGAATTGCCAACACTGCTTCCGCTAACTTGCGGGTAAAGGCTCGCTTTTGAGATAAAAATATATTTTTCACCAGCTGCATGGTGATGGTAGAGCCGCCTTCTTTGACTCCACCAGCTATCGAGTTAACAACTATGGCACGACCCACACCAGTAGGATTTATACCGTGGTGATTGTAGAAATGACTATCTTCGCTTGCTAAGACTGCCCGTTTCAGATTTGGGGAAATTTTATCTAGAGGTACAACTTCTCGGTTAGCTTCCCCATGAACGCTTGTTAAGAGTTTGCCTTTTAAGTCATAAATATAAGTAGTTTCTGAAGGAAAGAAGTTACGTAATTGCCTGACATCCGGCAAATTACGGAAACTAATAGCCAAGCCCACCAATCCACCCGCTACAATTGAACTTGTCAGCATCGTGATTGATAATAGAGTTCCGCCAGCTACCTGACCTACTCCTTTCAAAAACTCAAAACCTGATGAAGCCTTATTTTGGGCTTCCTTGTCTTCAAAAGTCCTAGACGACACGGCGATTTCACTTCCTCACTTGTAAATATAAATGTAATTGATTTGGCGAAGCAAGGCGGTTGATTTTTTGCAATTATAGTAGTTTGGCAGATAAGAGAACGGACAAATTGCCAGTGAATACAACCAACCTAACTTCTTCAGCCCAAAACTTAATTAATAGCGAATCTCCTAGTATGGTGCAAGATTTTGCTTGGTTGCGTCGTGGGATTGTGGAAATTTTCCCACAACCAACTGATGCTGACAGCGAAAGTGAAAGCTTAGAAAAGCGCTTGGCAAATACAAGCAGACCTTTAAGGGTCAAATTGGGCATCGATCCAACAGGTGCTGATATTCATCTTGGTCATAGCATACCGGTAAGAAAACTGCGAGCTTTTCAAGATGCAGGTCATACAGCAGTTCTAATTATTGGGGATTTTACGGCTCGCATTGGCGATCCGACTGGTAAATCTGAGGTGCGTCGCCAACTGACAGAGGCAGAGGTAGCGCAAAATGCCCAGACTTATCTCGATCAAGTACGTCCTATATTGGATTTTGACACACCTGGCAGATTAGAGATACGGTACAACTCCGAATGGCTCTCCCGCCTGGATTTGGGAAAAATCTTAGAGTTACTCTCGACGATGACGGTGGGGCAGATGTTAGCCAAGGAAGGATTTGCAGAACGTTATAAAAAAGAGAATCCGATTTTCCTCCATGAGTTCCTTTATCCGTTAATGCAGGGCTATGATTCGGTGGCTGTTGAGGCGGATGTGGAGTTAGGCGGAACTGACCAGAAATTTAACATTGCGGTAGGGCGAGATTTACAACGTCATTTTGGGCAAAAGCCCCAGTTTGGAGTACTGCTACCGATTCTAATTGGTACGGATGGCGTGCAAAAAATGTCTAAGTCCCTAGATAATTATGTGGGCTTATCAGAACATCCATCCGATAAATATCAAAAGTTGCAGGGAGTACCAGATAACCTGCTAGAACAGTATTTTGAGCTACTAACAGATTTAGCTTTGGAGAAATTGCCCCCAAACCCACGCGATCGCCAATTACTTCTAGCATGGGAAGTTGTGAAACAATATCACGGGGAAGCGGCAGCAAGTAAGGCGAAAGAAGCAGCCGATAGCGGTGGTAAAGCAGGTGCAGTCCCAGAATTTTCTTTAGCTGGCATACCCCAGTTTCCCGTCAAGTTGGCTTACCTACTGAATGCCAGTGGCTTGTGCAAAAGTAGCGGCGAAGGTAAGCGGAAAATTCAAGAAGGTGGGGTGTATTTAGATGGCGATCGCATTACTAATGTGGATACCACATTTGCCCAACCTGAGGAATTATCTGGCAGAGTGCTGCAAGTAGGGAAAAACAAATTTGTGCGCTTAGTACCATGAACGCCGAACAGCGAATTATTGTACCTTTGGATGTGTCAGATTTGCAGAGTGCGATCGCTCTTGTAGATCGGCTTCCCCAAGTTGATTTCTGGAAAGTTGGTTTGGAGTTGTTTACCAGCACTGGGCCGACTATTCTAGAATTGCTAAAATCCCGGCAAAAGCACATTTTCCTGGATTTAAAGTTTCACGACATCCCCAACACCGTTGCTGGCGCTTGTCAGGCTGCGGCTCGTTATGGGGTAGATTTGCTAACAATTCATGCTACTGCTGGTAAGGATGCCTTAAAAGCCGCAACTGAGGCAGTGCAAACAGGTGCAGCACACGCGGGAGTTCAACCACCAAAATTAATTGCTATTACCCTGTTGACGAGCATTTCTGCCAGACAGTTAGCCTTTGATTTAAAAATTCCTCTAGAATTGCCAGAATATGCCCTAGAAATGGCATTATTGGCACAGGAAACTGGGTTGGATGGGGCAGTTTGTTCGCCCCAAGAAGTGGCACAGCTGCGGCAAACTTGCGGGGATGATTTTCTGTTAGTTTGTCCGGGAGTTC
The genomic region above belongs to Calothrix sp. NIES-2098 and contains:
- a CDS encoding GTP-binding protein HSR1-related protein, whose product is MSLTQNYKLNIIQWYPGHIAKAEKNLKEQLKRVDVVLEVRDARIPLATHHPQINEWVGTKTRLLVLNRLDMISPQVRSLWTDYFKRQGEVAYFTNAQHGKGITAVLKAAQAAGVELNLRRRDRGMLPRPVRAVVIGFPNVGKSALINRLLGKRVVESAARPGVTRQLRWVRISDQLELLDAPGVIPLKLEDQEAAIKLAICDDIGEASYDNQLVAAELVNVLNYLQDVATDLLPKKPLEARYELDSSPHTGEAYLHALAEHRYKGDVERAARQLLTDYRKGLLGEIPLELPPN
- a CDS encoding cyclase family protein → MQKFGFLCLAIFFTLLLCLSINAAQPQPQPPLWQVYQQSLKTAKYVDLTHTITPNIPVWSGFGTSKFEPTINPKTLQPYNYKKDGFEATHYDLSTDQLGTQLDPPAHWNPNYPAIDELPATFAVRPLVVIPIQDKVAQNPNYHLMVKDIQAWERRHGRIPEGSVVFVRSDWSKEWPNPELATRTKFPGVSLDALKFLHLQRHILFHGHEPLDTDSTPTLEGEAWLLHNGYTQAEGVTNLDRVPETGALVAIGYPKFKGGLGGYARYIAICPPSWPYGVSVGQIPESPLQKADKPLHWDKQLGVRVR
- a CDS encoding signal peptidase I translates to MASHESDVKDTPASSKIWRSSQENLILIAIALCLAFAIRTFIAEPRYIPSDSMLPTLHTGDRLVVEKISYRFHPPKTGDIIVFQPPEELQRRGYPQDQAFIKRVIGEPKEVVSVAQGKVYLNGKALQEDYIAEPPNNPYPPHTVPEGEFFVMGDNRNDSNDSRYWGFLPKKNIIGRATFRFWPLNRFGFI
- a CDS encoding TM2 domain-containing protein, with the protein product MLTKRKSRSVAAILAFSGTLTISGLHKFYLGQPVWGVLYVLLSWTPIPKVASAIEGVWYLAQDEEAFDRNFNFGKSAIKSSQQVSNHVGALAEALRELDALRQDGLISEYEFEQKRRQLLDQIS
- a CDS encoding heat shock protein DnaJ domain-containing protein, with translation MKVRLKESNNVQPVLKKYAQRHYQRGIQYANLANWTRAVEELRDAIKLEPKNSDYHALLGVVHLQQNFPGMATVYIRQALKLNPQHPLALKYAAKLNIIPGKNANPTSLATSVSIAALLSLFVARQQS
- a CDS encoding 1A family penicillin-binding protein; its protein translation is MSSRTFEDKEAQNKASSGFEFLKGVGQVAGGTLLSITMLTSSIVAGGLVGLAISFRNLPDVRQLRNFFPSETTYIYDLKGKLLTSVHGEANREVVPLDKISPNLKRAVLASEDSHFYNHHGINPTGVGRAIVVNSIAGGVKEGGSTITMQLVKNIFLSQKRAFTRKLAEAVLAIRLEQILSKDQILEMYLNQVYWGHNNYGVQTAARSYFNKSSEFLTIGESAMMAGLIQAPEEFSPFVSMKLAKQKQKEVLGRMLDLNWISQQEYDDALKQEIKLGKIRSFQGSALPYVTNTVAQELAKKFGRDALLKGGMRVQTTVDADFQKMAEQTVAKWHETLQGEGLSKNQMALVAIDPRTHFVKALVGGVDPKTSEFNRATQAQRQPGSSFKPFVYYTAFASGKFTPDTTVVDEPVSYRDGDGWYYPKNYDGSFGGAMSIRTALSQSRNIPVIKVGKSVGMNKVIETCRTLGIMSPMEPVTSLPLGAIGVTPLEMASAYATFANYGWQSPPTVIARVTDSSGNVLLDNTPKPQLVLDPWASAAIINVMQSVITSGTGKNAAIDRPAAGKTGTTSSEKDIWFVGTVPQLTTAVWVGRDDNRQLAHGATGGVMVAPIWRDFMQKALKDVPVESFKSPSQFTRPKSQ
- the tyrS gene encoding tyrosyl tRNA synthetase, which produces MNTTNLTSSAQNLINSESPSMVQDFAWLRRGIVEIFPQPTDADSESESLEKRLANTSRPLRVKLGIDPTGADIHLGHSIPVRKLRAFQDAGHTAVLIIGDFTARIGDPTGKSEVRRQLTEAEVAQNAQTYLDQVRPILDFDTPGRLEIRYNSEWLSRLDLGKILELLSTMTVGQMLAKEGFAERYKKENPIFLHEFLYPLMQGYDSVAVEADVELGGTDQKFNIAVGRDLQRHFGQKPQFGVLLPILIGTDGVQKMSKSLDNYVGLSEHPSDKYQKLQGVPDNLLEQYFELLTDLALEKLPPNPRDRQLLLAWEVVKQYHGEAAASKAKEAADSGGKAGAVPEFSLAGIPQFPVKLAYLLNASGLCKSSGEGKRKIQEGGVYLDGDRITNVDTTFAQPEELSGRVLQVGKNKFVRLVP
- a CDS encoding orotidine 5'-phosphate decarboxylase; its protein translation is MNAEQRIIVPLDVSDLQSAIALVDRLPQVDFWKVGLELFTSTGPTILELLKSRQKHIFLDLKFHDIPNTVAGACQAAARYGVDLLTIHATAGKDALKAATEAVQTGAAHAGVQPPKLIAITLLTSISARQLAFDLKIPLELPEYALEMALLAQETGLDGAVCSPQEVAQLRQTCGDDFLLVCPGVRPTWADKADQKRSLTPAQAIKAGADYLVIGRPITTAADPELAWKRISEELTTVA